Part of the Zea mays cultivar B73 chromosome 4, Zm-B73-REFERENCE-NAM-5.0, whole genome shotgun sequence genome is shown below.
cttcccatctggtcacacatcccaggtttctccaagttgaacacacttaactttgagattccttcgaactaggctcccaaactcagattccaataattctcgtttctaaattcttatcaaactattccctatccaaccatgtcatcccttaagcacggtccatattccagaaaactcccaaaatactcttgtcccatattctgcctataactctcctgttcatactaagtcagacgattcattcgtcactattctcaccaacagtgaacttcactgtgctacaccacatacacccagctataaatacacccagctaccctctccctctccacacacactcaacaccctcagccaaggcaaacaccccacccactcagttactctgctctgccggctacacgcatagtgtcgcttcgcctccagtccaccctcctggtaagtacctccgctccaccaccagtaatatcacaacaccacatgacacagattctactcaagactctacccatccatatattgctattctgaccactatactaaatatttgttggtatacttgcttgtttgtatgtttgcttgttcgtgttgcatagttatcggagcgttcgtgccatctcgtagaggccagatctgcaagtctacgccaggcggtggagccagaagccagttccgcgagctccccttcccccttcgccgaataagcacggcaagctcactggatccctttgatgcataaattacctatgtctttcaaccacaaccctcagcctgttattttatgcatgatatgattttgagacaagttattatggccacccaagccgcttgccgcaatcaatccttaatatatttgttacaaatgatttgagaaaagggtgtgagttttcaaaagaaaatgcttttcaaaatgtgtatgatgaagggttttcacccttatcaccttgtgagtgggataatcagggactccctggtttaggggagggcctaaggtgatggctcagctggtttaggtgtgagcagaaggattgtcccctcgtataaggaccggtttgtcatcttctctacctgtactctttaatagtacaaccactcgagactgtgtgggcagtcactcaatctgaactcgcacAGTcctaccccagggttatgaaggctggggagcaccgggaggataaggagggggaaagttttgtccggtttggacatggtggtggcctgactccttctggataaccgttaaggttaggacgtgcggggaaagaaagagattcggattcggatctcattgatcatgagatcgcagagccagactagtgggtaaagtgtacacctctgcgcagagtttaaaaacctattcgaatagtctgtgtccacaggaatggacgagtctggtatggtatgacaattaatgttttgttttccaaaaaaagagatgcttttgaaaagtggtttttaaaaggttcggcggttgagccgtgagctatggtggacgggaagtccagtagctgtttttgaaaaggaaaaccagtgggaaactgctgagatacctggatggtttagtccaggggattttgttataatactgaaaaacttcctgctccttttggagaggatgcactttgcaaaatacaaaatatttttcaaaacaaccctgcataaaatattgctgtttctgcaaatatcctgagctctacatattccatgcattatatctgatttccccattccgcgggtgaaggtgggctgctgagtacgtttgtactcacccttgcttatttgttgtttttttcagaaaaaggagatcgggtaagagttacgactgttcccaaccttgcctgtggctgttggaccgctgaattgcttcactgcgtatatcgggctgcttcagccccactctgatgatatgtctcgagttgtggaccaactcctaaagttgttcgccacctttgtaggtttgtctcgtttaagcagatttggtatcatctgatgtataaatgtgtttactagcctcctgggactagtaattgtatcacatttgagtcccagaggattggggacgcttcaagaCCGTTGGCAATTGGATTTGGTGCATAAAGGTCCAACTAGGATTCTTAGTTTCCAAATCTTGTTTGCAAACAATTGAAGTATTCTCTAGCATCTTGCACACATGGTCCAGATGGCCAACAACCTTTCCTATCTTGCTCCCATCTACTTCTGGGATAGTGGAACACAATTTATTAATCGAATGTAGCAGTGTAGATTGCCTCCTCATCTCTTGAATAGCGTATCACAATGAATTCTTGATGCTAACATGATACTTGAAATCAACATTTTCCTATACAAAGACCGGATGAAGAAGTTAGAAAGGACATATGTGTGTTTCATAAATCACAAGCATATGTGTGTTTCATAAATCTATCCATGGCAGCAAAAAATGACGTCTTGCATAGAGATGCCAGAAATGTTGTCCTATTCGTTTTAGAGAGGACCTAAATCTATCATGTGGGTATTAAGTATTAAAGTATGGACCAATCTAGCAACAAGAACACGACGTACAAACATATGAGTGTAATAGTTTCATAATATGTACCATAGTGGTTGAGACCTTCATAGTACAACCTTGTCGACAACAATGGTGGCGTATTGTACCGCCGTGCTGTCCTCCTTCTCGCAATAATGGCCATGCAGCGCGCCTCCGAAGCCGTAACGGCAGCGGCATGAGCCGCGTCAACAGCCTCGCCCACAACTTCGATCGGAGAACGGTCCATTCATAGGACGCGACGTCTAGGGTTTCTGGAGAGAGAGGATGAAGTGCGTGAGCATGATAGAGCGAGCGATACCTAACGCCGTGAGCACGGAGAGCATTAATTGATGTCCACAACAATAAATGACTATCTCATATCCCCATATCAACTTACGTCAATCGTTTACGCCTCTAAAAGGTCGAAGCCGTCCATATGATTCCGTTTCGTCGAAACCCAGTAGTGTATTGTTCCGTAATGTCAATAATCTCCCCCACACCGCGACTCTGTCTAAACGCCGGATCCTGATCCGCCATTACCGCCCTCAGCTCGAGAGCTCGACTCTTATCACAGAGGCGCGAGTTCCCCGCTCTGTTATAAACCCGCGCCGCGCCTTCCCGTCCTATCCCCTCTCTCAGGCTCCGTCGCGGGATCCGAGGGGCGCGCGCTTGCGTCAGGTCCAGGTCCGCCAGAGGCGATGCTCACGTGCATCGCGTGCTCCAAGCAGCTCCCGGGCGACGCGCCGCCGCTGCGCGAGCCGTCGGACGACGATGACCGCGCCAACGCCGGAGGCGGGGGCGAATCGGCGGCAACGCCCGGCACGAGGCAGGCCATCAGGGTGCTCACCGCCCAGGTTGGTTGCCGTGCCTGAGTTCTTGAAATGCTCCCCCTTGGGTAAAATCCAGGGATTATTCTCGTTGCCTTTGTGATTCTCTGATCATCAAATGGACCAGGGTTGCAATCGCTGTTGGTTTAGACGAAGTGgcattttgtgtgtgtgtgtatctGTATCTGATCAAATGTACCTTGCCTTGGTCACTCTGTGAGAATCAGAAACCGGTATGAATTCGGCATGTTTTGTGGGGTTTTCAGGCGTTGGAATGGTAATCTCAATGTGTTTTAGAAGCTTTTCGCAGGTTTCTCCAAAATCGGCATGCTTTGCTTCGACGGTGTGAAGCGTGGGTTTGGCACTACGATTGATTGGAGATTTTCGTGGGTTTTCAGATCAAGGACATGGCGCTGAAGGCATCGGGCGCGTACCGGCACTGCAAGCCCTGCGCCGGTTCGTCCTCCCCGGCGGCGTCGCGGCGGCAGCAACCGTACTACCACGGCGCGTACGCGGAGTCCGGGTCCGACCGCTTCCACTGCGCGTACCAGCGCGCCGGCAGCTCCGCAGCATCCACGCCGGGGCTGCGCACGGGGGGCGCGATGTCCAGCGGTGACATCACGCCATCGGTCAGCGCGCGCACCGACTTCCTCGCCGACGACGAGGAAGGGGACGATGAAGAGGGAACGGCGACTGGCAGCAGCGAggaggatgaggagaaggagtGGGTCGCCCAGGTGGAGCCCGGGGTGCTCATCACCTTCCTCTCGCTGCCGCGGGGCGGCAATGGTCTGAAGCGCATCCGATTCAGGTGAGGTCTTGCTCTCATTTGTGCCAAACATTTGCTTCATTGCTTCATAGGTAGAAGCAGAACTTGGTTGGTAGTTGGTACTCGCAACAGGTATTAGTGCTTAAAATTCCGTAAATTTGGTTCAGATTTTTAGTTTACTTCCGTTGGATGGTGTGGTCTTCCCCTACTCCATTGCCCAAGCAATCAGAAAAGACATGTTTATCTGCAATGCAGGATTTTGTTCATACTGCTTCCTTTATTTAAGGAAACATATATAATTCATTTGGTTTGTTCCTTCTGTTCCTGAGTTCTATGATTATTTCGTAAGTATCCATGTGGGAACTGAGGACGCAAAATGAGTAAGATATTGGTCCAAAAAAATTAAGTGTCTAATCTTCCGTGGGAAATTTAAACTTTGATCTTGCTACTATCTAAATTTGTCGTTCCAAGGAACCTTTGGTTGAGTATTGGTTTAGTCTTTTTAGGTTAATGAGACAAGTATATGCTTTATCTTAGCTTTTTGCGGTTGTTGTTTTGTTCCTTTTGATCTTTTCCACCTTTGCTTTCATGAGGGGTTCGGAATTGTAaggaggaaaaagaaaaggagattaTCCACTAAGAATAAAATGGAGTAGGAAGGGATAAAGACATATGTATCTTTCAACTAGTCCAGTAGAACCTCTGATTCATCACTGTCCTCAACAATACATAAATGACATTGCTTTGGGTGCTCATATGATCACATGAGTTAGAATTACAAGGAATTTTTTGAACAATGCACAATAGATTTCTAATTTGGGGGGAACTGTGTGAGAATCTCAACACCTGCTACTTCCGTGCATGAGCTGCAGTCCTGCAATTCCAACATCTCTGTTTTCTAGGCATGTTATTTGTGTATTTTTATTCCAAAGAAAAAAATATTCTACTTGTCTCTGCCACCAAGAAGGGACATTGAAGATGTTTCGCCATCAGATTAGTGTCTGTACAATATGGCTTGAAGCTTGAACAGATGAGTTAAAAACCTCACGGAAATTTATTATGCGATCTCATATTTCTCAAAACATCATGTGTTGGTTTCTGACAAAACTTCCATTCTTCAAATGGTACACTGTACATTTGAACTACATGGTTCTATGGGCATGATTCCTACAAAGAGCATCTAGGTCACTCACATGCTGCAACAGGACAATATCTGGATCTGTCTGCTAGAAAGCTAATAGATTTGTACTTCTAAGTTATTCATCAGAGTAGCAATTAAATGTCACTTACATTTCAAACTCTACTAGGTAGAATAGCTCTGAAGCCAAACTTGCACGTTCGGGCTTCTCTGGGTCCATGCCATACATTTCAGACTAGCTTTTTTCTTCCTGCTCTATGATGAGATTTAGGTTAAGACAGTAGAGGACCACCATTTAGTATTCCTAATGGAACAAAATTAAAGGACAAAAATTGCAAGTGGTTGTGTTCGTTCATTGtccttttgtaataaagaaaggGTAGCCTTGCTTTGGTATCTCATTATTCTAATGGGGTCCCTCCACCCCTGTTTACACGGGGAGCCAACCAACCTATATAATTGAATCGGCTGCACTTCTTTGGCTATTTTATTTGAAGTAGTGCTGGCTTTCATGTAAGTCCTGTAAATGACTCCTAGAAACTTGGTACATACACACTACCAAGGAAAAAAAGATACTTGTGAAATTCATTGTGATATTCTGAACTTCTGAAATGGTTAAGTAACTTTTTTCAGATTGGAATGTATTTCAGTATCAAGAATCTTGCTAGATGATACCCCACGTGTTGTTATGCGTATTATATAAAGGAATATATGGATAGTTTTTAGAATTCATATAGAAGTATCAGTAATTATAGTTTAACTAATTGCGAAGTGAGCATATATTGTGCAAATCTGAGCACTGGTAAAGATAACATTTTTTAGCTGTTTGCCAACAGGAGATTCTAATTCTTAGCTTGGAGAGCAAGTTGTTTAGTAATTCAGTTCTTTTCATAGTTCATATAATTTGTAGGAATTGATGGGTATATCTGTATATGAGCATTCTAGCATGGTCCAATATAAACGAAAATGCTCACTTGCTCAGTATGGTTCAATATAAACAAAAAATATGTTGCTGCTCTAGGTAAGACTTAGCTTGCATAAATTCGATGATGTAGGGACAAAATAAGGAGTCCGACAAGTTTATCTACTGTTGGTCCAGTATGGTCCTGCCAGGGCCGGACCTGGAGGGGGGCAACTGGAGCGGCCGCACCGGGCCCCCGATTTTGGAAGGGCCCTTCAAGTAGTGTACATGTATATATAGTCTTAGGTATTAGGTCTGACCTGCTAAAGTTACAATGGTCCTATTTTTCAATTATTTAACTTACTAAAATTGTGTCTAGAATTTTAATCGTTGTGCTGCCACCACCTTGGTTTCGTCCGTCTGGCTGGCCGACGATCGACATCGGCCTGACGACCTGTTGCTGGCCACCGGCCTCGTGCCCTGAAAGACTAATGTCTTCTATGGAGATTTTTTAATATGTTCGGCAAATAGATTCGTATCCAAATATTTCAATCACTTATCGAATATTATTTACTGTGCCTGTGACGTGACTGTGGCATCGGCTAAGATAAGCTTTTCAAAGTTAAAATTGTTGAAGAACTATTTAAGGTCAACGATGTCTCAAGATCGTCTCAACGAATTGGCTACTTTATGTATTGAGAAAAATTATTAGACGAGGTTGATAATAACACTATTATCAATGACTTCGCATCAAGAAATGTTAGAATTTTTTTGAAGTAATAtgtacaaagatttgaagttattTTGATATATTATAGACTTTTAACTTTCAAAATTTTGCTTATGTACTTAGAAGAAAGTAAAAAATATATATACAGTTTTAAAGGGCCCCAATTTTTTGTTTTGCCCCGGGTCTATAAAACCTCAGGACCGGCCCTGGGTCCTGCCTCTTCTTTGCTATTTACTTTACTATATGCTTGCTTCTTGTTTCAGGTGACGAAAGTACAAACTAAGTGTTTTCTGTATGACAATGACAACTTACCAGTTTCTGTTGTGTTCCTTCATGCATGGACTAATGCATAATAGCCGTGAAATGTTCAACAAATGGCAAGCACAAAGATGGTGGACTGAAAATTACGAGAAGGTCATGGAGCTTTACAACGTTCAGAAGTCTAACAGTCAAGTTGATCCTCTGCCAagcattccaaggtctgacagtGAGGTAAAGAGCCCTTTTGTATCACCTGTCAAGATGTTCTGATTATTTGCAGCGTGCCTTCTTATGTTGTTCCCTGCTGTGTCATGGCTTGCACTTCACGCAGATCTCCAAAGACGATACCCCAGCTACAGCACCGCTTAACAAGGGGCAATTGCTACGTACTTCACCCAGACCACTAAAAGGCAGTGAAGCCATAGGCTATTCATCTTCGGATTGTCCTCAGCACCAATCCAGTCATTTTCGCAACGTTTACCGCAAAGACCGCTACCTTGGGCACCAGTTCTGTGATCCAGTTGAACTGGCATCGACGCCTGAGTTATCAAGCATCAGTGGTGCGAAGACAGAGACGTCTATTGGTGCATCAGTGAGGACAAGCTCATCTCCTGAAGAGGTCGATGGATCGGGCGAACTTTCAGCCTCTGTCAGCAACGCAAGTGACGAAGAGAGGGAATGGGTAGAAGAGGACGAGCCTGGCGTGTATATTACTATTCGAGCTTTGCCTGGTAGCATCAGAGAACTACGCCGCGTCAGATTCAGGTTTGCTGTTTTCTGcttaggctatccgcaaccgttacccctaaattttttccccctatatcactttttccccTATTTTTTcctctattttttcatctcccgcagcggttccccttaaggctttgtttgggtactctagtattgggcccaatccacatgtgttgaggtggattagggtgtaaattagtttaagttacactCTAATCCACTTCAATACAAGTGGATTGAGATCAATACTAGATTACCCAAACTAGAGCTAAATattcccctataccccactacaattataaaatatcattttctatatcaactatcaattttttatctactaacaattactcgtgaacCCATAGCACAGTGTTTAGgatgatgaacagtgacacgctagatctagggggagagagaagggggccgGCGCGTAGGGGAcgctgtagggggcaccgctgcggctGTGGAGTGCCCTCTACAGCCcccatgcaaggggagggggatgCCAAGGGGGCTGCGTTGCGCACAGCCTTATGGTCATGGTTTTTGGATAGGCTGGTCTTAGTGGGTTTGTGAATAGTGGAATTGTTATGGTGCACATTGAGGGCCTGGACAAAGATATTGCTACTCCATTTGCAAACTAAACTGGTATCAACAATGTATGGTATGAATAGATTTTTGTTttaccttattcatcagattttAGCTTACCTTTAAAAACACATTGGTTGATTATAAAATCAAGAACCTCTCCCTTTTTTTTGGTATGGTTAGAGAACTTACTGTTTTATGGCTATTCTTTGTGCAGCCGGGAGAGATTCAGTGAGATGCATGCCAGGTTATGGTGGGAAGAAAACCAAGCGAGAATATATGAGCAGTATCTCTGAGAGAAGACG
Proteins encoded:
- the LOC100283052 gene encoding water channel (The RefSeq protein has 1 substitution compared to this genomic sequence) codes for the protein MLTCIACSKQLPGDAPPLREPSDDDDRANAGGGGESAATPGTRQAIRVLTAQIKDMALKASGAYRHCKPCAGSSSPAASRRQQPYYHGAYAESGSDRFHCAYQRAGSSAASTPGLRTGGAMSSGDITPSVSARTDFLADDEEGDDEEGTATGSSEEDEEKEWVAQVEPGVLITFLSLPRGGNGLKRIRFSREMFNKWQAQRWWTENYEKVMELYNVQKSNSQVDPLPSIPRSDSEISKDDTPATAPLNKGQLLRTSPRPLKGSEAIGYSSSDCPQHQSSHLRNVYRKDRYLGHQFCDPVELASTPELSSISGAKTETSIGASVRTSSSPEEVDGSGELSASVSNASDEEREWVEEDEPGVYITIRALPGSIRELRRVRFSRERFSEMHARLWWEENQARIYEQYL